A region of Syntrophorhabdus sp. DNA encodes the following proteins:
- the murD gene encoding UDP-N-acetylmuramoyl-L-alanine--D-glutamate ligase, translated as MDIPDRILIVGLGASGIAAARFLSRKGKTIGLADEKNAAELAGPLKDLEGISFTGHFGPHRAEDFASYPLIVLSPGVDSELPALRRAREAGVRVIGEMELAASFIREPVIAITGTNGKTTTTTLIGEIFSRAFGDVFVGGNIGNPLINYVTGNAKTSHVIVEVSSFQLETIETFRPATAVLLNITEDHLDRYRSYDEYRQAKYRIFDNQGSGDSAVIRKGLDVVMKGSPRVLSFSVTEELDEGAFSKNGRLHVRMDGTETSWPRDLSPLAGVHNTENILAALLVARIHGVDGQVIEEALRTFRGLSHRVEFVRAIRGVSFYNDSKATNVDATKRALEGMEGGIILIAGGKDKGGSYRVIREEAGKIKALIAIGEARDRIASELGDAIPTYLERDMAAAVSLAFTKAGQGDSVILSPMCSSFDMFRDYKDRGNTFRRIVEAL; from the coding sequence ATGGATATACCTGACCGCATATTGATCGTCGGACTCGGTGCCTCGGGGATAGCCGCGGCACGGTTCCTTTCACGGAAAGGGAAGACGATCGGACTCGCCGACGAAAAGAACGCGGCCGAACTGGCCGGACCCTTGAAGGACCTCGAAGGCATCTCCTTCACCGGCCATTTCGGGCCCCATCGCGCCGAAGACTTCGCCTCCTATCCCCTCATCGTCCTCAGCCCCGGCGTCGACAGCGAACTGCCGGCGCTCAGGCGGGCGCGCGAGGCAGGGGTGCGTGTCATCGGAGAGATGGAGCTCGCCGCCTCCTTTATCAGGGAACCCGTCATAGCCATCACCGGCACCAACGGCAAGACGACGACGACGACCCTCATCGGCGAGATATTTTCGCGGGCCTTCGGCGACGTCTTCGTCGGGGGGAACATAGGCAATCCCCTCATCAACTACGTGACCGGGAACGCAAAGACCTCCCACGTCATTGTCGAGGTGAGCAGTTTTCAGCTCGAGACCATAGAGACCTTCAGGCCGGCGACGGCGGTGCTCCTCAACATCACCGAGGACCACCTGGACCGTTACCGCAGCTACGACGAGTACAGGCAGGCAAAGTACCGCATCTTCGACAACCAGGGGAGCGGGGATTCTGCCGTTATCAGAAAGGGTCTCGATGTCGTCATGAAGGGGTCACCGCGCGTGCTGTCCTTCTCGGTGACGGAGGAACTCGATGAGGGCGCCTTCTCGAAGAACGGAAGGCTCCATGTCAGGATGGACGGGACGGAGACCTCCTGGCCGAGGGACCTGTCGCCGCTGGCGGGCGTCCACAACACGGAGAACATCCTTGCCGCCCTTCTCGTGGCCCGCATCCACGGCGTGGACGGGCAGGTCATCGAAGAGGCGTTGAGGACATTCAGGGGACTGTCCCACCGGGTCGAGTTCGTCCGCGCCATCCGTGGCGTCTCCTTCTACAACGACTCCAAGGCAACCAATGTGGACGCGACGAAGAGGGCCCTCGAGGGCATGGAAGGCGGCATCATCCTCATCGCGGGCGGGAAGGACAAGGGCGGAAGCTACCGGGTCATCCGGGAGGAGGCCGGGAAGATAAAGGCCCTCATCGCCATAGGCGAGGCACGGGACCGGATAGCGTCCGAGCTCGGCGATGCCATCCCCACGTACCTCGAGAGGGACATGGCCGCGGCTGTGTCCCTGGCCTTCACGAAGGCCGGGCAGGGAGACTCCGTCATCCTGTCGCCCATGTGCAGCAGCTTCGACATGTTCAGGGACTACAAGGACAGGGGAAACACCTTCAGGAGGATAGTGGAGGCGCTGTGA
- a CDS encoding phospho-N-acetylmuramoyl-pentapeptide-transferase codes for MLYYLLYQLHMKVSAFNVFRYITFRAVLSILTALIISFILTPYVIRKFHDWKISSGKREDVPDRHEAKKETPTMGGFVILIATMIPTLLWADLANYYIWVVSFSLVSFGAIGFMDDVKKLKGEKGKGISGRTKLSLQIFFGLCIGALIFFKYGFVTQLTIPFFKNLRPDLGVFYIALCIFIIAGTSNAVNLTDGLDGLAIGPVLTVCSTFMLFSYLVGNVIFAQYLQIFYVKGAGELTVLCGAMLGAGIGFLWYNAHPAELFMGDTGSLSLGAALATIAVIIKQEFLLVIAGGIFVLETLSVIIQVYSFKLRGKRVFRMAPIHHHFELKGWNEEKIVVRFWIISVILGLLALSTLKLR; via the coding sequence ATGCTGTATTACCTCCTCTACCAGCTTCACATGAAGGTTTCCGCGTTCAACGTGTTCCGGTACATAACCTTCAGGGCCGTCCTGTCCATACTCACGGCGCTCATCATCAGCTTTATCCTCACACCATACGTGATCAGGAAGTTCCATGACTGGAAGATCAGCAGCGGCAAGCGCGAGGACGTCCCCGACCGCCATGAGGCGAAGAAGGAGACGCCGACGATGGGTGGGTTCGTTATCCTCATCGCCACCATGATCCCGACGCTCCTCTGGGCGGACCTCGCCAACTATTACATATGGGTCGTCAGCTTCTCGCTGGTGTCCTTCGGGGCCATCGGCTTCATGGACGATGTGAAGAAGCTCAAAGGGGAAAAAGGGAAGGGCATCTCGGGACGGACGAAGCTCTCCCTGCAGATATTCTTCGGCCTCTGCATCGGCGCGCTCATCTTCTTCAAGTACGGGTTCGTCACGCAGCTCACCATTCCCTTCTTCAAGAACCTCCGGCCCGATCTGGGCGTCTTCTACATCGCCCTGTGCATATTCATCATCGCCGGGACATCCAATGCCGTGAACCTGACCGACGGCCTCGACGGCCTCGCCATCGGCCCCGTCCTTACCGTCTGCTCCACGTTCATGCTCTTTTCCTATCTCGTGGGCAACGTGATCTTCGCACAATACCTCCAGATATTCTACGTGAAGGGCGCCGGGGAGCTCACGGTCCTGTGCGGGGCCATGCTCGGCGCCGGCATCGGGTTCCTCTGGTACAACGCCCACCCGGCGGAGCTCTTCATGGGGGACACGGGTTCGCTCTCCCTGGGAGCGGCGCTCGCGACGATCGCCGTCATCATCAAACAGGAATTTCTCCTCGTCATCGCCGGCGGGATCTTCGTCCTGGAGACGCTTTCCGTCATCATCCAGGTCTACTCTTTCAAACTGAGAGGCAAGAGGGTCTTTCGCATGGCGCCCATCCACCATCATTTCGAGTTGAAGGGGTGGAACGAGGAAAAGATAGTGGTGCGCTTCTGGATCATCTCGGTGATCCTGGGGCTCCTGGCGCTAAGCACGCTGAAGCTGAGGTAA
- a CDS encoding UDP-N-acetylmuramoyl-tripeptide--D-alanyl-D-alanine ligase, with translation MWRLEDIVKAVGGTVLKKEKEVFTAISTDSRTIGKGELFIPILGKSFDGHTFIGAALKRSGGGTLCRADSPVSLADAGGTVILVEDTNQALLDLARFKRDSLSGTVISITGSNGKTTTKEILAAMMKKRYGVHFNEKNLNNLIGVPMSILSIAGDPDMCILELGTNTPGEIRKLAVATDPDASLITNVNPSHLEGLTSLEGILEEKLDLFRYTREGGRIFINIDDPGIAGRRHDVERTAVTFGIDNEADFRLTIRKDLGWEGSDVLITSPAETIEGRTPLLGRHNLYNILAAAAIASTMGVEGTLIAEAIGEFASYDKRFQPAMSSKGYIIIDDTYNANPSSMRWAISTLAALPAAGKRIAILGGMKELGEESSRYHRELGTYLGHAGLGLIVLLGEEMKDTMAELSGAPAAHFDNKEDLVGYVTSQAGPGDTILVKGSRAFKMEEIVEALN, from the coding sequence GTGTGGCGACTTGAGGATATCGTGAAGGCGGTGGGAGGAACGGTCCTGAAAAAGGAAAAGGAGGTGTTCACGGCCATTTCGACGGATTCCCGGACGATCGGGAAAGGGGAGCTGTTCATCCCTATCCTGGGCAAGTCCTTTGACGGTCACACTTTCATCGGTGCGGCACTTAAAAGATCGGGGGGAGGAACACTCTGCCGCGCCGACAGCCCCGTGTCGCTTGCGGACGCCGGCGGGACCGTCATCCTCGTGGAGGACACCAACCAGGCCCTCCTCGACCTCGCCCGCTTCAAGAGGGACAGCCTTTCGGGCACCGTCATCTCCATCACGGGAAGCAACGGCAAGACGACGACGAAGGAGATCCTCGCCGCCATGATGAAGAAACGCTACGGCGTGCACTTCAACGAAAAGAACCTGAACAACCTTATCGGCGTGCCGATGAGCATCCTCTCCATTGCCGGGGACCCCGACATGTGTATCCTGGAGCTGGGCACGAACACGCCCGGAGAGATAAGGAAGCTCGCCGTGGCGACCGATCCCGACGCCTCCCTCATCACGAACGTCAACCCCTCTCACCTTGAAGGGCTCACGTCGCTCGAGGGCATCCTCGAGGAAAAGCTCGACCTCTTCCGGTACACGAGGGAAGGCGGGAGGATATTCATCAACATCGACGACCCCGGCATTGCCGGCCGCCGGCACGATGTGGAGAGGACGGCCGTCACCTTCGGCATCGACAACGAAGCCGACTTCCGCCTTACCATCCGGAAGGACCTCGGCTGGGAAGGCTCGGATGTTCTCATCACCTCCCCGGCAGAGACCATAGAGGGCAGGACACCGCTGCTCGGCAGGCACAACCTTTACAACATCCTCGCCGCCGCCGCGATAGCGTCGACGATGGGGGTCGAAGGGACGCTCATCGCGGAGGCGATCGGAGAGTTCGCTTCCTACGACAAGAGATTCCAGCCGGCGATGAGCTCGAAGGGTTACATTATCATCGACGACACGTACAACGCAAACCCCTCGTCGATGAGGTGGGCCATAAGCACCCTTGCCGCCCTGCCCGCGGCGGGGAAGCGGATTGCGATCCTCGGGGGGATGAAGGAACTCGGCGAGGAAAGCTCCCGGTATCACAGGGAGCTCGGGACATACCTCGGTCATGCCGGACTCGGACTCATCGTCCTTCTCGGTGAAGAGATGAAGGACACCATGGCCGAACTCAGCGGCGCGCCGGCGGCGCACTTCGACAACAAAGAGGACCTCGTCGGCTACGTGACATCGCAGGCAGGACCGGGAGACACCATCCTGGTGAAAGGGTCCCGGGCGTTCAAGATGGAAGAGATCGTGGAGGCGCTGAACTAA